From a single Tachypleus tridentatus isolate NWPU-2018 chromosome 6, ASM421037v1, whole genome shotgun sequence genomic region:
- the LOC143254126 gene encoding uncharacterized protein LOC143254126: MKMRLVVFVFLLVTTICTIGSKAKNGNNDRKPERGRHGNNRAPGFHKSNGNKGENKKVLERDTTEGLDTTYGLRDGGSYNNSLGYERVLDRELTKNDRHNLFTENRNSRG; the protein is encoded by the exons ATGAAGATGAGGCTAGTG gtttttgttttccttttggtTACTACGATCTGCACTATAGGAAGTAAAGCTAAAAATGGAAATAACGATAGAAAACCGGAAAGGGGAAGACATGGAAATAACAGGGCTCCAGGTTTTCATAAAAGTAATGGAAATAAAGGAGAAAATAAGAAAGTGTTAGAAAGAGACACAACTGAAGGCTTAGACACTACCTATGGCTTGAGAGATGGTGGAAGCTACAACAACAGTTTGGGTTACGAAAGAGTATTGGATCGTGAGCTAACAAAGAATGACCGTCACAATTTGTTTACAGAAAATCGTAATAGCAGAGGATAA